A part of Prevotella melaninogenica genomic DNA contains:
- a CDS encoding AMP-binding protein codes for MKSRNVSIFSILYRLHIISLKGLFVWAKSLILEGISLMALLRFVTYFYPQRCAVINDSLSLTYRELYNRTRQLAQILHTKYHLQPKMRVALIGRNSLTLTILLHALSRLGIHTTLLSTDLGTKQITAALQKHHYQLFVYDEDLKQIPTGTPCTAVTTETLSDLLLSKEAQTRDIKLPKIWRGGEITIHSGGTSGDFKSIAHRPSVTSFLPPLLALLHNIRIYEYKSVLISLPFYHGFGLSTLIISLLMGKKVCLQKRFDAIKTLEIIQREQIEVMPIVPAMLSRFWQIEKAKEKMKSLRCLISGGDKLPKSLIDMTHQQIGEVLFNLYGTSEAGFFMLATPKELASFEETTLGKPIQGVDCKIKNLNKKE; via the coding sequence ATGAAAAGCAGAAACGTCTCTATCTTTTCAATCCTCTATCGCTTACACATAATCTCACTAAAGGGCTTATTTGTGTGGGCAAAAAGCCTCATCTTGGAAGGTATTAGCCTGATGGCGCTACTTCGCTTCGTTACTTACTTCTATCCACAACGCTGTGCTGTCATTAATGACAGCCTATCTTTGACCTATCGAGAACTCTACAATCGTACTCGTCAACTCGCACAGATACTCCACACAAAATACCACCTCCAACCCAAAATGAGAGTGGCTTTGATAGGACGTAACAGCCTTACCTTAACCATTCTTCTACATGCACTGTCACGATTAGGCATACACACCACCTTGCTTAGCACAGACTTAGGCACAAAACAGATAACAGCAGCCTTACAAAAGCATCACTATCAACTCTTTGTATATGACGAAGACCTCAAACAGATTCCCACAGGAACTCCTTGTACAGCTGTTACAACAGAGACACTAAGCGACCTCCTTTTATCTAAGGAGGCGCAAACAAGGGATATAAAACTCCCTAAAATCTGGCGAGGAGGAGAAATAACCATTCACTCAGGAGGAACAAGTGGTGACTTTAAGAGTATTGCCCACCGCCCCTCTGTCACCTCTTTTCTTCCTCCATTGCTTGCGCTACTACACAACATCAGAATCTACGAATATAAGAGTGTACTGATTTCACTGCCATTCTATCATGGTTTCGGACTTTCAACGCTTATCATCTCCTTACTTATGGGTAAGAAAGTATGCCTACAAAAACGCTTCGATGCTATCAAAACCTTAGAGATTATCCAGCGTGAACAGATAGAGGTCATGCCTATTGTTCCTGCTATGCTCTCACGTTTTTGGCAGATTGAAAAAGCAAAGGAGAAGATGAAGAGTCTACGTTGTCTTATAAGCGGTGGCGATAAACTTCCTAAAAGCCTTATCGACATGACTCATCAACAAATTGGTGAGGTGCTCTTTAACCTTTATGGTACGTCTGAAGCAGGATTCTTTATGCTGGCAACACCTAAAGAATTAGCTTCCTTCGAAGAGACAACCTTAGGTAAGCCTATTCAAGGAGTTGACTGTAAAATAAAAAATCTCAATAAAAAGGAATAG
- a CDS encoding SDR family NAD(P)-dependent oxidoreductase — protein sequence MMTSLRKKIIAIGGALAYPTISLSPDITREHFSGKWILVTGASHGIGRALTEKIISAGANVFLIARSEADLRLLCAKAKQMGSSADYCAIDLRDREELEQLCQKLRKTLLRLDYFFCNAGKSIHRKINDAVDRLHDYDRTIDLNYRSLIALSLAILPALKASKGRIIYSSSVSTLYPMAPGWSAYHASKSAANTWCETANSEFAALGVRVQIAYLPLVHTAMSDVNEQYKHLPAYAPSDAANILLKLAIRKNKSYKPWWAKLSAPIVHILAPIIQLYYKRMT from the coding sequence ATGATGACGTCTCTCAGAAAAAAGATAATAGCTATTGGAGGTGCTTTGGCTTACCCAACCATAAGTCTTTCACCTGACATTACAAGAGAACACTTCTCTGGGAAGTGGATACTTGTGACGGGTGCATCGCATGGAATAGGTAGGGCATTAACCGAAAAAATAATCAGTGCAGGTGCAAATGTCTTCCTCATTGCTCGTAGTGAAGCGGACTTACGTCTCTTATGTGCCAAAGCTAAGCAAATGGGAAGTAGTGCAGACTACTGCGCAATAGACCTAAGAGACAGAGAAGAACTGGAACAGCTTTGCCAAAAACTAAGGAAAACACTACTACGGTTGGATTACTTCTTTTGCAATGCGGGTAAATCTATCCATCGCAAGATCAATGATGCCGTAGACCGGCTCCACGACTATGACCGCACCATAGACCTCAACTATCGTTCCTTGATCGCACTTTCATTAGCTATCTTACCTGCTTTGAAAGCAAGCAAAGGGCGTATCATCTACTCTTCATCAGTGAGTACACTCTATCCAATGGCACCGGGTTGGTCGGCTTATCATGCTTCAAAAAGTGCTGCGAATACATGGTGTGAGACAGCGAACAGCGAGTTTGCCGCATTAGGTGTCCGCGTACAGATAGCCTATTTACCCTTAGTTCACACAGCGATGTCGGATGTTAACGAACAATACAAGCATCTACCTGCTTACGCCCCATCTGATGCAGCCAATATTCTGTTGAAACTTGCCATACGAAAGAACAAGAGTTATAAACCATGGTGGGCTAAGTTATCTGCTCCGATAGTCCACATCCTCGCGCCAATTATACAGCTATATTATAAACGAATGACATGA
- a CDS encoding RDD family protein has protein sequence MSEANIITGQYVQISQSPASLGERIIAQIIDGFLVVCYLIGITLLISELNLSFFSNGLVWMIGVYLPAVFYHFLMELFNHGQSVGKMVMRIRVVKKDGTTPGIGEFFMRWLLQLVDLGFSGIGALIILISKNSQRLGDLAAGTMVIRLNDYRKIQVSLDEFYYLDRKYKPVYPQAEDLSLNQLDVIQRTLNTEYGYERERRIASLAAKVREHLKISDTNTADEKFLYTIVRDYQHYSLEII, from the coding sequence ATGTCTGAAGCCAATATTATCACAGGGCAATACGTACAGATAAGTCAGTCACCAGCCAGTTTAGGAGAGCGTATCATAGCACAAATAATCGATGGCTTTCTGGTTGTATGTTATCTGATTGGTATCACACTCCTTATTAGCGAGCTGAATCTTTCTTTTTTCTCGAATGGACTTGTATGGATGATTGGTGTCTATCTTCCAGCTGTCTTTTACCATTTCCTTATGGAACTTTTCAACCATGGACAAAGCGTTGGAAAGATGGTAATGCGCATACGTGTGGTGAAGAAAGACGGTACAACACCGGGTATTGGAGAATTCTTCATGCGCTGGCTTCTACAACTCGTCGACCTTGGTTTCTCGGGGATTGGTGCACTTATCATTCTTATTTCTAAGAACTCACAGCGATTGGGCGACCTCGCTGCAGGAACAATGGTAATTCGACTCAATGACTATCGAAAGATTCAAGTATCGCTTGACGAGTTCTATTACCTTGACCGAAAATACAAACCAGTCTATCCGCAGGCTGAAGACCTTTCACTTAACCAACTTGATGTTATCCAACGTACGCTCAATACTGAATACGGATACGAGCGCGAACGTCGTATTGCTTCTCTTGCAGCTAAGGTACGAGAACACCTCAAAATATCTGATACGAACACTGCTGACGAGAAATTCCTCTATACTATCGTGCGTGATTATCAGCATTACAGCTTAGAAATAATATAA